A portion of the Nitrospiria bacterium genome contains these proteins:
- a CDS encoding response regulator transcription factor translates to MPKKVLIIEDDPDTSRLVAQYLTREGYSVGTAPDGVKGLKQVHEDFPDLLILDVILPQMDGFEVCKKLRGDAATSRLPILMLTALNEESDKVVGLELGTDDYVTKPFSPKELMARVKTLLRRNEPREAGPFPSMHKYGPLVLDEARQNVKVDGKGVHLTSKEFALLVQLLKRKGRVLTRQMLLETVWGYESHVTTRTIEVHIYGLRQKIPFLTKAIQTVVASGYKLLEEGNQEAV, encoded by the coding sequence ATGCCCAAGAAGGTTTTGATCATCGAGGATGATCCGGACACCTCCCGCCTCGTCGCCCAGTACCTGACCCGGGAGGGATACTCAGTCGGTACGGCTCCCGACGGGGTCAAAGGGCTGAAGCAGGTCCACGAGGACTTTCCGGATCTGCTGATCCTGGACGTCATCCTTCCCCAGATGGACGGTTTCGAAGTTTGCAAAAAGCTTCGCGGAGACGCGGCCACGTCGCGACTGCCCATTTTGATGCTCACGGCCTTGAACGAAGAATCGGACAAGGTCGTCGGTTTGGAGCTGGGAACGGACGACTACGTCACCAAGCCCTTCAGCCCCAAAGAACTCATGGCCCGCGTGAAGACGCTCCTGCGACGAAACGAACCGCGGGAAGCCGGCCCTTTCCCCTCCATGCACAAATACGGGCCCCTGGTCCTGGACGAGGCCCGTCAAAATGTTAAAGTGGACGGGAAAGGAGTTCACCTCACCTCCAAGGAGTTTGCCCTCCTGGTCCAGCTCTTAAAAAGGAAGGGAAGGGTCCTGACCCGTCAAATGCTCCTCGAAACGGTTTGGGGATATGAATCCCACGTGACCACCCGAACCATCGAAGTCCATATCTACGGGTTGCGACAAAAGATCCCGTTCTTGACCAAGGCCATTCAGACCGTCGTCGCTTCGGGGTACAAGCTTTTGGAGGAAGGAAATCAGGAGGCGGTGTGA